A stretch of Arachis hypogaea cultivar Tifrunner chromosome 15, arahy.Tifrunner.gnm2.J5K5, whole genome shotgun sequence DNA encodes these proteins:
- the LOC112749833 gene encoding uncharacterized protein, whose product MRLHDKTLAVLQSPCNSKIHMTINKGKEKSLSDGGANVRLSMEDEDSHSSVESCNSGGFFTSCKKRCHFQQQLMIGSKRVKKQIQETSGSKSYAKQDSSFMNWISNMVKGFSQSVQNESNMLALTLANPDHQNVAPDESLIAFNANQDPEPKNTGFKSIFQAIYCPTLKNEVGKRMPQVGEGCEDLEPGNMMHGIEATPITCCAENNKSEASSGRDNAGPSSQPTVKPLSYFHSHESIKNDTMENKNCSILGLSKDKEEMVSDTSATRHNTNNTDNVYSNPLSERKGTDNIFNRSDALRSLWITRFSPKLPAPLTTSERGGSQVPSTNVSKLPNSDKHISYLNNCKTEETREHSPDNAEARTAFEEDSDHKSKHQFIPFSSSSGFRNSEPMASMFAKRLGAIKHIIPTKRTDSTTQVHFFCLFCGTRGHQLADCSDIAESDVEDLQKNVTSYGGYSHRGLEEPPCLCFKCFQSNHWAISCPTSISKRKHVPEVKALVNDSFPTGKHVSSSNEGSARLRPGGDDQIFSSRPIDAETVHQGKRSFNLKRKLNEIAPSMIGFCASLEKYCSSSTEENKFKENPIISPPRLSKRQISNIPKGISEAVRSLRLSRTDILKWISGDRSISNLDGFFLRLRLGKWEEGLGGTGYHVASINEGHDQSSEQNTRKSLSVNVGGIKCMVESQFISNHDFLEEEIMEWWSTKSEADTGVPSEEDLIQKIERKKLLGL is encoded by the exons ATGCGGCTACATGATAAGACTCTTGCAGTTTTGCAGTCTCCATGTAATAGCAAAATTCATATGACAATAAACAAGGGAAAAGAGAAGTCCTTATCGGATGGGGGAGCAAATGTAAGATTATCAATGGAGGATGAGGACAGTCATTCAAGCGTTGAAAGCTGCAACAGCGGTGGTTTTTTCACCAGTTGTAAGAAGAGATGTCACTTTCAACAACAGTTAATGATTGGGAGTAAGAGAGTCAAAAAGCAAATCCAAGAAACTTCTGGTTCTAAGTCCTATGCTAAACAGGATAGCTCATTCATGAACTGGATTTCAAACATGGTGAAAGGATTTTCGCAATCAGTTCAAAATGAATCAAACATGTTGGCACTCACCCTGGCAAATCCAGATCATCAAAATGTAGCACCTGATGAGAGTCTTATTGCATTCAATGCCAATCAAGATCCGGAGCCAAAAAATACTGGATTCAAATCCATTTTTCAGGCCATATATTGTCCAACCTTGAAGAATGAGGTAGGAAAAAGAATGCCTCAAGTGGGAGAGGGTTGTGAAGATTTAGAGCCAGGCAACATGATGCATGGAATAGAAGCTACTCCAATAACCTGTTGTGCAGAGAACAATAAGTCTGAAGCATCTAGTGGGAGAGATAATGCCGGTCCATCCTCACAGCCTACAGTTAAGCCTCTAAGTTATTTTCACAGTCATGAAAGCATAAAAAATGACACAATGGAGAACAAAAATTGTTCCATCTTGGGCCTTAGCAAAGACAAAGAAGAAATGGTGTCAGATACATCTGCAACAAGACATAACACCAATAACACTGATAATGTGTATTCTAATCCTCTCTCTGAGAGAAAGGGAACAGATAACATCTTCAATAGAAGTGATGCTCTACGAAGTCTGTGGATAACTCGATTTTCTCCGAAACTTCCTGCCCCCTTGACTACTTCTGAGAGAGGTGGATCTCAAGTCCCATCAACTAATGTCTCAAAGCTTCCCAATTCCGACAAACATATTTCTTATTTAAACAACTGCAAGACTGAAGAGACAAGAGAACATTCTCCTGATAATGCAGAGGCTCGGACTGCTTTTGAGGAAGATAGTGATCATAAATCAAAGCACCAGTTCAtccctttttcatcttcttcaggATTCAGAAATTCAGAACCAATGGCTTCAATGTTTGCAAAGAGATTAGGTGCCATCAAACATATCATACCAACAAAAAGAACAGATAGTACCACACAGGTACATTTCTTTTGTCTGTTTTGTGGGACAAGAGGTCACCAACTTGCTGATTGCTCAGATATTGCTGAAAGTGATGTGGAAGATTTGCAGAAGAATGTAACTTCATATGGAGGATATTCACATAGAGGATTGGAAGAACCTCCTTGTTTGTGCTTTAAGTGTTTTCAGTCCAATCACTGGGCAATTTCATGTCCCACTTCAATTTCAAAAAGAAAACATGTACCGGAAGTTAAAGCCTTGGTCAATGATAGTTTTCCTACTGGCAAGCATGTTAGCTCCAGCAATGAGGGCAGCGCCAGACTCCGACCTGGTGGAGATGACCAAATCTTTTCCAGCCGTCCTATTGATGCTGAAACTGTTCACCAAGGAAAAAGAAGTTTCAACTTGAAGCGGAAATTGAATGAAATTGCCCCCTCCATGATTGGATTCTGTGCTTCACTCGAGAAATACTGTAGTTCAAGTACAGAGGAAaacaaattcaaagaaaatcctaTCATCTCTCCACCCAGATTGTCAAAAAGGCAGATTTCAAACATACCAAAAGGAATCTCTGAGGCTGTTAGAAGCCTTCGATTGTCCCGCACTGACATCCTGAA GTGGATAAGCGGTGACCGGTCAATATCAAATCTTGATGGATTTTTCTTGCGGCTGCGGCTTGGGAAGTGGGAAGAAGGGCTAGGAGGAACTGGATACCACGTGGCATCTATAAACG AGGGCCATGATCAGAGTTCTGAGCAGAATACAAGAAAGTCTCTCTCAGTGAATGTAGGAGGCATCAAGTGTATGGTTGAAAGTCAGTTCATATCCAATCATGATTTTCTTGAG GAAGAAATCATGGAATGGTGGTCCACCAAATCAGAAGCTGATACTGGGGTTCCATCTGAAGAAGATCTTATACAAAAGATTGAAAGAAAGAAACTGTTAGGCCTCTAG